A single Diceros bicornis minor isolate mBicDic1 chromosome 7, mDicBic1.mat.cur, whole genome shotgun sequence DNA region contains:
- the LOC131408083 gene encoding LOW QUALITY PROTEIN: olfactory receptor 56A3-like (The sequence of the model RefSeq protein was modified relative to this genomic sequence to represent the inferred CDS: inserted 1 base in 1 codon) — protein MTAHQNGTISIEVSDFLLNCFVRSPNWQLWLSLPLSLLFLLALGANGILLITIRLEACLHEPMYYLLSLLSVLDMVLCLTVIPEVLTIFWFDLRSISFYACFXQMYIMNCFLAMESCTFMVMAYDRYIAICHPLRYSSIITDQFIAKAAIFILVRNVLFTMPIPILSARLFYCERNVIENCICANMSVSRLSCDDVTINRLYQFAGGWTLLGSDLTLIFLSYILILRAVLRLKAKGAVARALSTCGSHFILILFFSTILLVFVLTRVAKKKISPDVPVLLNVLHHVVPAALNPIVYRVRTQEIKLGIQRLLKKGW, from the exons ATGACAGCACACCAAAATGGCACTATCTCCATTGAGGTTTCAGACTTCCTCTTGAACTGTTTTGTCAGGTCCCCCAACTGGCAGCTCTGGCTGTCTCTGCCCCtcagcctcctcttcctcctggccTTGGGGGCCAATGGCATTCTCCTGATCACCATCCGGCTGGAGGCCTGTCTGCATGAACCCATGTACTACTTGCTCAGTCTCCTCTCCGTATTGGACATGGTGCTCTGCCTCACTGTCATCCCCGAGGTCCTGACCATCTTCTGGTTTGACCTCAGGTCCATCAGCTTCTATGCCTGCT CCCAGATGTACATTATGAATTGCTTCCTTGCCATGGAGTCTTGCACATTCATGgtcatggcctatgaccgctatatAGCCATCTGCCATCCACTGAGATACTCATCCATCATCACTGATCAATTCATAGCTAAGGCtgccatttttattttggttaggaatgtcctttttacaatgCCCATCCCCATTCTCTCAGCACGACTCTTTTATTGTGAGAGAAATGTCATTGAGAACTGCATCTGTGCCAATATGTCTGTCTCCAGGCTCTCCTGTGATGATGTCACCATCAATCGTCTCTACCAGTTTGCTGGAGGTTGGACATTGCTAGGATCAGACCTCACCCTCATCTTCCTCTCTTACATCCTCATACTGCGAGCTGTGCTGAGACTTAAGGCAAAGGGTGCTGTGGCCAGGGCCCTGAGCACATGTGGCTCTCACTTCATCCTTATCCTCTTCTTCAGCACCATCCTTCTTGTCTTTGTCCTCACTCGTGTGGCTAAGAAGAAGATCTCCCCTGATGTGCCAGTCTTGCTCAATGTCCTCCACCATGTCGTCCCTGCAGCCCTCAACCCCATTGTTTATAGAGTGAGAACCCAGGAGATCAAGCTAGGAATCCAGAGGTTACTGAAGAAAGGGTGGTAA